The Myxococcales bacterium DNA segment TCCGATATCGCGTCGAACATCTTGTTGTTCATGCCTCTGGGTTTCATTCTTGCGTGGAAGAAGCAAACTCGCAGCATCGGAATTGCGCTGGCCATTGGGTTCGGCCTGAGTCTTTCGGTTGAGTCGTTGCAATCCCTGATCCCGGGACGGGATTCGTCGTTGATCGATGTGGCGAGCAACAGCCTCGGCGCACTTGCGGGCGCGCTGCTCTCCCGAGCTGGCGGTTTTTCCAGAAGCGTGTCTAGTTTTCGAGAACGCCATCAGTAGGAAAGGCGCAGCCCGAGATGAGCCCCCGCCCAGGGCCTGGTCGAATAGGCTCCAGTCCGGACATCAATCTCGTTTTGCGCTTCTTTCTGGTCGTCCTTGTACCGCAGCCAAATTCCACGCAGTCCCACCAGCAGCGACGCCGCAAAGTAGTCGTTGTCAGCGAGGAGATAGACGAGCCTCATGTCTGAATCGATGGAAGTGACGTTGTTGATGCCCGCATTTGCGAAAAAATAAATTTCTCCTCGCAAGCGGTCGCGAATGGGTCCCTGCAATTGGAAGCCGAGATACCCGGAGTAGATTACGTAAGCGCGATCAACGGAGCCGGTTGCCGCGCTGGACCGCAGTCGATAGCGGAAGTCGAGGCCTTCGAGTCCAACTTCGGATGTCGTCGGTCGATTCGGAGACGTCGTGCCCTTTGCTCCTCCCAAGGGAGTTTGTAGTTTGCCATCGAAACTGGCCAGCAAAGCGGAGGCACTGGCCCTGACTCGGAAGTTCGACGCTCCAATGCCTTCGCGGTCGGCCTTGGAAACCGCCGCAACAGGAAACAATAGGATCGCCAGCACGAGGGCAAGCAGCGCCACTATCGATGCTCGGGATTCTGCTGATCCAGATACGCTCTGCGGTTCTCTCGGGTGCGATGTTCTCCGATGGAGAGGAGCATCTCCCGCAACCGCGGGTTGCTAGCCATGATCTTCGCAAAGCGGGACTCACTCAGCGCGAACAACCAACATTTTCCTCGGGCCGTGGCTGTTGCCACTGCGGGTTGATTCAAGAGCACGGACTGTTCACCAAAGACGTCGCCATGGCTCAAGCTCGCGAGCACCTTTTCTCCATCTTGACTGGATTGGGAGATTTCGACGTGGCCGGCGAGCACGACGAACACTCCCTGATCGGGTATGCCCTCGCGAATGATCGTAGTGCCATCTCTGACTTCGAGCAGGCGAAATTGCTTGGCGACTTCACTTCGAGTCGCCCGTGCAAAACACGAGAAGATCGGACTCGTGCGCACCAATCGATCCACCAAGCGAAAGCGCAGGGTCCGGAGCACCAGCCCGAAGACTTCGCGATGAGCGCGCAGCAAGTTGCGGACCGCTGACTGGTCGATCGCGAGCAGGCGCGTGGGGGCCAGTGCGCGGATGGATGCGTTGCGGGGTTGTCGAGTCACCAGGCCGATTTCGCCGAAGAAATCTCCCGCCTCCAAAACGCCCATGCCGACTTCCCCGTGCTCGCTCTCGGAGTCCTCTACGACCGCCGACATCGACCCTTCGAGAATGACGTACATGCGGTCGGCGCGATCGCCCTGGTGGAAGCATTCGACACCGGCGGGGATCTCGACAATTTCAGATTGGGCCATCAGTTGGTCGATCTCCTCCCCGGAGAATGTGGTAAATAGCTTTGCGCGCAGGGCCTGTTCGTCGTTGCTGTGTCGACCTGGCTTCGCGAGACAACTGGTGTCGACATCAAGTTCTGCATTTGGCGCAAGCGTATCGAGGAAGAGTTCGAGTTCTTGCGTGGCTTCATTCGGATCCAGTGGAATTTCGGCGGCGCCCGTCTGGTCCGGGTCGGCGAGCACCACTCGGCGGGTATTGGCCACGACTTCGGTGAGTACGATCTCGTCCAGGGGCGCGGAATTGGCGCTCGCTTTCGGCACGAGAATCTCGGGACCCGCTCCGGAGCTGCCGGCTGCGCCTGCCGCGTTGCTCGACGTTGCGGGGATCGTATAGAGAAGGTGAAGACGGTCTTCCGTTTCGCTGTGGTTCGGCTCGATGCTCAGGATCCGCTTTGCCGTCGCGATGGCGCGAACCGTCTGCTCTCGATCGATCTGCAACTCGAGCGCGCGCAGCAGAGATTTGAGTTCTGCCTCGGGATGCTTCGCCGCCGCGTGAATTTCGGCGATACGTTTGGGCCAGGTGGGTTCCTCGGGTTGGAGTTTCTGGAGGTCGTGCAGCGCGGCGAGTGCGTCGCTGGCATTTCGCTCAGACCGGGCTCGCTCAAAGCGCGCAATCAAACCGCTGACGGCATCGTTTGACATCGACTGCGTTATCGTTCAATGAAACGACGAGCTTGACCCGACTTGCGGACGATTGCATATGAGAACAGGCTAGTGTCGTTTGTTGAGATCGATCGCGGGAGCGTATGCAATGAGAATGGCGGGAAGCGCGGGCGTGAAGAGAACAGCTGGTCGGCTGCCCAACGCGAAGATCTTCCCCCTCTTAGTGTCCGCGACAGTGGTTGTCTTTGCGGCAGGATGTCAAACCCCGGCAGGAGGGCTGTCAAAGAGCGTTCCCGGAATCGATCCCAATGATGTCGACCTGACGCGCGAGTTGTTGCAGCTCGACGCCGAGATTCTCGATCTCGATCAGTTACTTGGGCGCTATCCTGCGCGCTTTCGGTCCGCTCGTGAGCGTTTGGTCGTACACACCCGGTGGGCGGCCGCGGTCGAAAAGTCGGCTGTTTTGTTGAACGTGGATCTCGGGAATCCGGAACTGTTTGCACGGGCGGGAAATCTATTCCGCCACGGACACAATCTCGGGGTTCCCGAAGCCTCCGCTGCTGCTTATCGAGCCCTGAGCCGCTGCATCGAACTTGCGGCGGATCACATTGACTGTCACTACCGTCTTGCGCAACTGCTCCTCACCTCGCAGCCGCGTTTCGCTCCGACCGCAGAGCGATTGCTGCTCCGGGCGCGTTCGCTGATCTCGCCGCAGACCCGTCCCGAGTTCGAGGCGGAGTTGGCGCGTGCCTATTTCGCCCAGGGACGGCGCAGCGAGGCACTCCGACAAATCGATTACTATCTCACGCTTCGCCCGGATGACGACGATGCTCAGCGCTTTCGCAACGTGCTGACCGGCCGCCAGCGCGACGGAATGGGATCGCGCGGTCCCATGCGCTGAATGGGCCGTGTGGTAGGATTTTGAACTCACGAGAGGTAGTCCGCATGGATTTCAATTCGAAACTCGACGAAGCGTTTAAAGAAAACACTTTGGTGCGGATCGCCCGAGGCGAATTTGACGAAACCTGCCCCGAGTTCGACGGCTATGTTCTTGGATGCAGCGAGTCGCTTATGTGTCTCGCAATTCTGGACGATCGAATTCGCTTCAACGGGATCGAGATCTTCTACCGAAACCAGATCACGGAACTCGACGTGCCCACTCCCCACGCAACATTCTACGAAACAGCTTTGCGAATGCGTGGCGATCTCGCCCCCGATCAACCTCCGATCGATCTCTCTTCGATGCAAAGCGTGCTCGAATCTCTCACCAAGATCGCTCCCCTGGTTGTGATCCACAGGGAACTGCAGGAACCCGACATTTGTGAGATCGGTAAACTCACCGGCTTTGACGCCACGACCTTTCAATTGCGAGAGATCGACCCCGATGCCGATTGGGCGGATGAACCCACCGAGTTTCGCTACGAGGACGTCAGCCGGGTCGGGTTTGGAGGAGAGTACGAGTCCGCGCTCGCCCTGGTTGCTGGAGTCGTTCTTTAGACTCGCAAAACTCGCAAGCCTAGGAACCGAAGAGTTCTCGATTTGCGCGGTTTAGATAGATCAACCCGATGGCTGCGTTGAAGAAGATGAAGAAGTTGTGCTGCACGAAACCAAACGCAGCCATCTGGCCTTCGAACCCCGGAAATAGCACCACCCACAGGGTGATGGCCACGGTCCTCATGGGGCCTGGCGTTGCGGCGCCAAAGAAAATGATCGGCAGATAGCCCAACATCTCGAGGTTCGTGACCTCCACTCCGAAATATCCCAATGCGGTCGAGTAGACCCAGACCGCGCTGAGCAGTGCGGG contains these protein-coding regions:
- a CDS encoding cyclic nucleotide-binding domain-containing protein, whose amino-acid sequence is MSNDAVSGLIARFERARSERNASDALAALHDLQKLQPEEPTWPKRIAEIHAAAKHPEAELKSLLRALELQIDREQTVRAIATAKRILSIEPNHSETEDRLHLLYTIPATSSNAAGAAGSSGAGPEILVPKASANSAPLDEIVLTEVVANTRRVVLADPDQTGAAEIPLDPNEATQELELFLDTLAPNAELDVDTSCLAKPGRHSNDEQALRAKLFTTFSGEEIDQLMAQSEIVEIPAGVECFHQGDRADRMYVILEGSMSAVVEDSESEHGEVGMGVLEAGDFFGEIGLVTRQPRNASIRALAPTRLLAIDQSAVRNLLRAHREVFGLVLRTLRFRLVDRLVRTSPIFSCFARATRSEVAKQFRLLEVRDGTTIIREGIPDQGVFVVLAGHVEISQSSQDGEKVLASLSHGDVFGEQSVLLNQPAVATATARGKCWLFALSESRFAKIMASNPRLREMLLSIGEHRTRENRRAYLDQQNPEHR